Sequence from the Macrobrachium rosenbergii isolate ZJJX-2024 chromosome 26, ASM4041242v1, whole genome shotgun sequence genome:
tgtttatatatatatatatatatatatatatatatatatatatcatatatatatatatatatatatatatatatatatatatatatatatatatatatatatatatatatatttatctattgtcactatattgtatataattgtcACTACTAACACTAAAGTTAACATTTGACAGAGTGACGTAAAGAAACACGcgaatgctaaataaaaaaaataccagcgACGATTTCCGCTTCACTGCGATTAGAAGCGTCCCCGGGGGCCCAAGAGCAGCCCTGAAGAGGCTTTTGAGGCCAGTCAGGCGTCAAAAAATGAATCCGCTATGCAAAATTTGTCGTTATTAAACTCGAGGACAGGAGAGAATAGACTTGCCTCAGAAAAACCGAGGAGAATATTGGTCTGGAATGATTACACAAATAAATGATTTCGGTTGATGTAAAGATAATCCCTCCCGCCGAAGGAAGGACTTCATTCGAAGCTCCGGGAGCAAGAATCTTTCTTCATCcaaacacgaagaagaagaagaagaagaagaagaagaagaagaagaagaagaagaagaagaagaagaagaagaggcaggcTTCGGAGCCGAGCCAGGAaccaggagaagaagaagaagaggaaggagcagcAGGCTTCGGAGCCGAGCCAGGAACCAGGCGCTCCGAAGGCCCTGCTGGAGCCTTCCACGGATCGAAAAAAGTCCCTCGTCAGTTTTAGAAACTAAGGCTAGTGACAGCTAACGTATTTGGGTAACATTTCATGATGTTTGCTTTCTACGTATCACTTTGTGTACTAGTATTTGTGGCCTGTGATTTGTTTGACTCAATTGTCGGGGACCTGATGATGCTCAGACGGGCGGAAGGACCTTTGAGTAAATCAcaggatttatattttataactgtgGAATCTGTTAATCCAGGACATCTGGAGGAACAGAAGAACTCTTGGACGCCCGGCTTTGCTGTTGCCATCACTTGTGTGGGTTTGGCTTTGTTGGCTGGCCTGGCGGTGACCGCTTATAGGAGACATGGCAAATACGTTCACGGACTGgaagaagaactgaagaggcaAAGAACCGAAGTTTCCATACTGAGAGATCGTCTGGAAACGGAAGAAAAAAGGAATGTTGAGAAGGACGAAGAACTGGAAAAGATGAACCACGACATGCAACTGTTGAGACAAGAGCGCGGACAACTGGACGCTGCAACGAAGAGGCTGGAAGAAGTCCTGGAAAGAAATAAGATCCAGGAGAGTGAAATGGAAAGTCTACTGAACAGAGCTAAGGAGGAGAACGCGTCTCTACAAAACCAAATTGTGGACAGGGATCGTTCAATCGGAAGAAATGCAGAGGAAAGGCGAAAAATAACAAATCGcttggaagaggagaagaaggagagagacagagaaatcaAGAATTTGGAGCAGGCGAGGGATCGTCTCTTAGCCGACCAGTTGAGATTGGAGGAAAGTTTAATGCAGGCTTTAGAGCGTGAAAGAAGACTGGAAAATCACTTGGATGAGACCAACAAGTTGCTGATGAAGAAAGATGAAGACGAAAAAGAGGTGCCAAATCGTTTCCAGGAATCGTTGATTAAGAAAGTGAGAGACCTGGAAAGCGCTCTGCTGAAGGGAACTGAGGTCGGCTTTAGTTTAAAAGAAACTGAAGCCTACAAGCCAGTGTTGGTTACGGAGAGCTATTGTTCCAAGATTGCAAATGACCACTTGAGAGAAACCTtgacagaaaaagagagggagcTCGACCATCTTAAGAATTTGAAAGAGGTTTCAGTACAAGAAGTAGCTGGCCTTCGAGAGAGGAATTGTGATCTCGAGCAACAACTTGAAAAGATCAAGGAAGTGAAAGCGCTGAACGACCAGGAAATCAATTCACTGAAGAATTCTTTagaaaatggagaagaaaggAGCAGGATTATAACCGAAGAAGTTCAGCAGATGAGAAATTGGGTGGCTGAACTCGGAGGTCAAAATTCCAAGATGGAAGACGAAAAAAGAATTCTGAATGAAGAGCTTCAGCAGATGAGAAATTGGGTGGCTGAACTCGGAGGTCAGAATGCcaagatggaagaggaactgaCTGGTAAACAACAGGAAATACAATCACTGAAGAATTCtttgataaaagaagaagaaggaaaaagcatTCTGAATGAAGAGCTTCAGCAGATGAGAAATTGGGTGGCTGAACTCGGAGGTCAAAATGCGAAGTTGGAGGAGGAAATTTCTGTGAAGGACCAGCAAATAAATTCACTGaagaattatttagaaaatgaaagagagaagaaaaaaattctgaacgAAGAACTTGAGCAGACGAAGAAGCGGCTGGCTGAATTAGAAGGcataaattcaaatattaaagacgaactgataaaaaaagacgaaatgaTAACTTCGATGGCCAACGCTCtagaaaacgaaaaggaaaacaataaaattttgagagaaaaattagggAAGCAAGTCGTAAAGCTGGACTCCATCCTAGCATTGCTGATGCAAGCCACGGATCACATTCAGGATTCGGACAAAGAAAGCAACGAAGGGACGCTGCCTTCTGCCGAAGTTGGAGACAGTGAGAAACCTTCAAGTGATGCAGAATTGAAGTAATTTAATGAAGAAGGCTGAAGGTGGAAGGAGGGCTACTTTTCGACCAGGAGGGAGCAACAGTGACTGATCGTTTGGCCCAGAGGACTTGGGTCAAGAGCCAACTGTTGAGCCTGGAGTGTTTCCCCAGGTGAGGCAACTGTCTCCCCCCAGACAGCTACCTCTCTGGGCAAGCACTTTTGGCCAACAGCTGGTAGCCCTAGGGCTCTCTTGGACCAAGAGTTGACTGTTGAGCCTGGAGTGTTTCCCCAGGTGAGGCAACTGTCTCCCCCCAGACAGCTACCTCTCTTGGCAAGCACTTTTGGCCAACAGCTGGTAGCCCTAGGGCTCTCTTGGACCAAGAGTTGACTGTTGAGCCTGTAGTGTTTCCCCAGGTGAGGCAACTGTCTCCCCCCAGACAGCTACCTCTCTGGGCAAGCACTTCTGGCCAACAGCTGGTAGCCTAGGGCTCTCTTGGACCAAGAGTTGACTGTTGAGCCTGGAGTGTTTCCCCAGGTGAGGCAACTGTCTCCCCCCAGACAGCTACCTCTCTTGGCAAGCACTTTTGGCCAACAGCTGGTAGCCTAGGGTTCTCTTGGACCAGAGTTGACTGTTGAGCCTGGAGTGTTTCCCCAGGTGAGGCAACTGTTCCCCCCGACAGTTACCTCCCTGGGGAAACACTCCAGGCTCAACAGTTGACTCTTGGCCAAGAGTGCTCCTGAAGGAGCATTGTGGGAGTCCTTGAGCCACCAGCTGTTGGCCAAAAGTGCTTACCCAGAGAGGTAGCTGTGTTTGGGGGGACAGTTGCCTCACCTGGGGAAGCATCCCACGCTCAACAGTCAACTCTTGGTCCAAGAGAGCCCTAGGGCCACCAGTTGTTGGCCAAAAGTGCTTGCCCAGAGAGGCAACTGCCTCCAACACTGGTCTGCTACCTCTTTGGGCAAGCACTTTTGGCCAGGAGCTGGTGGCTCAAGGGCTGCGCACAATGCCTCTTCAGAGGCACTCTTAGGCTAAGAGTCAGCTGTTGGAGGACAGTTGCCTCgcccagtaatctctctctctctctctctctctctctctctctctggcggagCTCTTCCGTAGAATTAcctaaaccttttttttatatatgacagaCCTTTCGGGGTCCCGTATCAGCTCATAAATAATCCAGAAAGGTCTGGGAAGAGGTTCAGTACCCAGACGTTAACTTAGTCAACACTGTCTGAGACTGACAGTTTACACAGAGCTTCCCAGCAGCCCAGGATGTTCTGTTGCCACTTAAGCAGATTTCTCGAAAGAGATATAAATAagtctcttcctcctcttccttcccatcTTTAGCTCATAaggtgaagtctctctctctctctctctctctctctctctctctctctctctctctctcttaaacaagtGGACACTCTCTTAATTCACTTCCGACGAAAGAGACGAATCTGATGCTCGTGCCTATTAGTCACATCAATCCGTCGAGGATTTCTTCGTTAGCAACTCGTATTGTTCTCGACGGGGTTATGCAAGTTTGATAATGGAGTCTTTGCCAACAAGGGTTGGGATACAAGTGACGGGACATCCCAGCCACGGGTGTTTCCCCAGGCGAGGCAACTGTCCCCCAACAGCTGACTCTTAGCCTAAGAGTGCCTCTGAAGAGGCATTGTGCACAGCCCTTGAGCCACCAGCTCCTGGCCAAAAGTGCTTGCCCAAAGAGGTAGCAGACCGGTGTGGGAGGCAGTTGCCTCTCTGGGCAAGCACTTTTGGCCAACAACTGGTGGCCCTAGGGCTCTCTTGGACCAAGAGTTGACTGTTGAGCCTGTAGTGTTTCCCCAGGTGAGGCTATTGTCCCCCCAGACAGCTACCTCTCTGGGCAAGCACTTTTGGCCAACAGCTGGTGGTCCAAGGGCTCTCTTGGGCCAAGTCGACTGTTGAGCGTGGGATGCTTCCTCAGGTGAGGCAACTGTCCCCCAAAGACAGCTACCTCTCTGGGTAAGCACTTTTTGGCTAGCAACTGGTGGCTCAGGGCTGCCCACAATGCTTCTTCAGGAA
This genomic interval carries:
- the LOC136852833 gene encoding myosin heavy chain, clone 203-like, yielding MISVDVKIIPPAEGRTSFEAPGARIFLHPNTKKKKKKKKKKKKKKKKKKKKKRQASEPSQEPGEEEEEEGAAGFGAEPGTRRSEGPAGAFHGSKKVPRHLEEQKNSWTPGFAVAITCVGLALLAGLAVTAYRRHGKYVHGLEEELKRQRTEVSILRDRLETEEKRNVEKDEELEKMNHDMQLLRQERGQLDAATKRLEEVLERNKIQESEMESLLNRAKEENASLQNQIVDRDRSIGRNAEERRKITNRLEEEKKERDREIKNLEQARDRLLADQLRLEESLMQALERERRLENHLDETNKLLMKKDEDEKEVPNRFQESLIKKVRDLESALLKGTEVGFSLKETEAYKPVLVTESYCSKIANDHLRETLTEKERELDHLKNLKEVSVQEVAGLRERNCDLEQQLEKIKEVKALNDQEINSLKNSLENGEERSRIITEEVQQMRNWVAELGGQNSKMEDEKRILNEELQQMRNWVAELGGQNAKMEEELTGKQQEIQSLKNSLIKEEEGKSILNEELQQMRNWVAELGGQNAKLEEEISVKDQQINSLKNYLENEREKKKILNEELEQTKKRLAELEGINSNIKDELIKKDEMITSMANALENEKENNKILREKLGKQVVKLDSILALLMQATDHIQDSDKESNEGTLPSAEVGDSEATVSPQTATSLGKHFWPTAGSPRALLDQELTVEPGVFPQVRQLSPPRQLPLLASTFGQQLVALGLSWTKS